A genome region from Magnetovibrio sp. includes the following:
- a CDS encoding (2Fe-2S) ferredoxin domain-containing protein — protein sequence MSRTRDVKAITTVYVCTNMRIGGNSCANQKSKAVLKALQVRADARASAGGAVVAVRPSVCMGYCEEGPNVKIMGGELLHNVREDDVERVLDAAETVTRD from the coding sequence AGCCGGACCCGCGACGTTAAAGCAATCACCACAGTGTACGTGTGCACCAACATGCGCATTGGCGGGAATTCGTGCGCCAATCAGAAATCCAAGGCGGTGCTCAAGGCCTTGCAGGTGCGTGCCGACGCACGTGCGTCCGCGGGGGGCGCGGTTGTGGCGGTTCGTCCCAGCGTGTGCATGGGCTATTGCGAAGAAGGCCCCAACGTCAAGATCATGGGCGGCGAGCTTTTACACAACGTGCGCGAGGATGACGTCGAGCGGGTGCTCGACGCCGCCGAAACCGTCACGCGCGATTGA